The Deltaproteobacteria bacterium genome includes the window AGGATAAAGTGAAGGTCTTTCCCCTTCATGAATAATAAACCAGGCGACCTTCGGGTCGCCTCTCCCGCCCCTGTTGATATTTCTTTGATTTTAATAAAATTCGTACTTATTCTGCAATGTTTTTTATTTTATTCATGCCGTGGTCAATTATTGCTCCGTTCTTCAAGATCCTGGATTCCGGGCTTTCTTGTGAGATCTCCGTCCAGGTCGACGAAGACGCCGTATTCACCCTCCAGAACGACTCGGTTGTTTGCAGAGGTGCCCCCGGTCCCGGTGTACTTGTCCGGCAGGCCGCCGTTATCGATGAAGAATGCCATGCTCGGACCGCCGTGATAGTCGTTTCGTATATCCCTGTTGTTCGTAAGATAGTAGGTGTCGCGACCGTTCATATCGAGAAAAACCGAAAATCCGTTATGGGCGGCAGCGCCCTGGGAAAAGAACAGGTCCCGGCAGTCATAGACATCGTCGCCGGCGCGGTCGATCAGAGCCGCCGAACCCAGGTCCCAGGCGGCCCCCTGGAGAGCGCCAACCAGCCCTGAGTAATGATCGTTGCCGCCTTCGTCGATCAGGATCCCCGCGGCTGAGTGAGCGGAAAACCCCTGGCCGTATCGAGAGCCGGAGTATGTATCATCCTGGTCACCGCCGTTCATCAGGATGCCGAGGCCGAAATAGTACCCCCCGCCCTGGGAAAAATTCCCCGCCACAAAGCGGTCCCTTCCATCGCCGTCGATCAGTATGCCGATGCCTCCCGAGGCCCGGTCGCGGAACCCGACGCCGAACCCCTGGGAAAATCCGTCAAAAACGCCCGATATGCCGTAGGAGCCCGGTTTTTTGCCCGTTGCCGAGTACCTGTCGTCACCCGCTTCATCACGCAGGATACCGGTGCCGCCGGGCCCGCCAACGCCCTGCGCGTAGAGATGTGAGAAATAACCGTCATCACCGCCGTGATCGATCAGAAGACCGATCCCCCAGAATCCTACTCCCTGGTTGTATTCCTGGCCTTCATAGCGGTCATCACCCGCAAGATCGATCAGGATCCCCGTGCCGGCCACGCCGGTTCCCTGGGAAAAACGAGTGCTCCGGTACGTGTCATCCCCGCTTTCGTCGATCACCATCGATATACCGAGGAGTGCACCGCCCTGGGAAAAATCCCTGGTGGCGGTATAAAGATCATTTCCACAGCAGTCCAGTATCAGTACCACTGCTGGTCCGTCCGTCCCGGATTTTGAAGGGGACAGATAGGTATCGTCCCCGCCGAGGTCGATTATAACCGGGATATCGGCGGAGACGCGATTCGGGCCGCTTCCGAGGATGATCATGGCCCCCGCCGCGGTCTCTTCTCGATACAGGATATCACCGCTTATGCCGTCCACGCGATATTCCCCCGGGGCATCGAAGGCTTCCATCGCCCGGCCGAACCGGTCGATCCACTTGCCGTCGGCCAACCTGCTCAGGATCGCTCCCGCCTGGACCAATGCGGTGGTGTCGATCTTTTCCAGGAGCATCAAGGCCCGCTCCCCCGTTTCCGAGACCGAAACACAGTCGTTCGTTTCCGGGGGGCAGTCGAACCCGTCCTCAATGAGTTTCGGAAGGTTCTCGGCGAGGAAACGCCGCTCACCGGGCGCAATATCTTTCAGGGCCCGCTCACGAACCGCTACCGCCGCATCAACGAGGTTTCTTATGTAGGAGATGTGTTCCGCCGGGTCTTCCGTTTCGGGAGCCGCCGGTATGGGTGGGAAGGGCCCGGCGGGCCGGCCGAGCAGTTCTGTCGCCCGCAGTACCATGTTCTCGATCGGCGCCTGTTCCAGTTGCCGGGTAATGTCATCGGCGACGAGCGGAAGCTGGAGGGGATTTTCATGAATGTAGCGGAAAAGGACCGTTCGGAACGGGTCGGACCATTCCTCGTCTTCCCGGTAGCGGCTCAGGAGGTCCTCATAGGCGTCTTCAAGATCGTAATGGGCGATCAATGAGTGGATGAACGTCGCAAGGGGATCGGGGTGGCCGCCGTACCGGTCGGCATAGTCCTTCCATTCTTCCGGTGAGACCCGCGCCTGGTTTTTCCGCGCTTCCAGAACCGCCGTGATATCGAGGATATGTACTTCTTTTCGCACGGAAACATCGAGGCTCTTACCGGGTTTCTGAACGTCAATGAGCGCATCCAGTTCTTTGCGGTCCTTGACAACCTGCGGGCGCGCGGATCGCCCCTCTTCAATGGTGGTTTCTTCGCGGACGATGCGAAGCCGCAGGTCATCGCCGACCTTTTTTTCATCCTTGATATAGGAACTGAAAGACTGGAGGAGCGTGCCGGGATCGAGGTCTCCGATCTCCATCGAATCGCAGGCGATGATGACATCCCCTACCCTGATGCCCGCCTTCATTGCCGCGGAGCCGCCGACCACCCGGGCCACGCGGAGCCCCTGCGTGAGGCCGAGGCCCGGATACCGGCTTTCCAGTTCCGTGGCCGGCCTGTATCCGATGCCGAGAAAGGGACGCGGCTGATCATTGC containing:
- a CDS encoding PDZ domain-containing protein translates to MTARIGLIARFGILSALLAVFLVTPPCPAGDGNDQPRPFLGIGYRPATELESRYPGLGLTQGLRVARVVGGSAAMKAGIRVGDVIIACDSMEIGDLDPGTLLQSFSSYIKDEKKVGDDLRLRIVREETTIEEGRSARPQVVKDRKELDALIDVQKPGKSLDVSVRKEVHILDITAVLEARKNQARVSPEEWKDYADRYGGHPDPLATFIHSLIAHYDLEDAYEDLLSRYREDEEWSDPFRTVLFRYIHENPLQLPLVADDITRQLEQAPIENMVLRATELLGRPAGPFPPIPAAPETEDPAEHISYIRNLVDAAVAVRERALKDIAPGERRFLAENLPKLIEDGFDCPPETNDCVSVSETGERALMLLEKIDTTALVQAGAILSRLADGKWIDRFGRAMEAFDAPGEYRVDGISGDILYREETAAGAMIILGSGPNRVSADIPVIIDLGGDDTYLSPSKSGTDGPAVVLILDCCGNDLYTATRDFSQGGALLGISMVIDESGDDTYRSTRFSQGTGVAGTGILIDLAGDDRYEGQEYNQGVGFWGIGLLIDHGGDDGYFSHLYAQGVGGPGGTGILRDEAGDDRYSATGKKPGSYGISGVFDGFSQGFGVGFRDRASGGIGILIDGDGRDRFVAGNFSQGGGYYFGLGILMNGGDQDDTYSGSRYGQGFSAHSAAGILIDEGGNDHYSGLVGALQGAAWDLGSAALIDRAGDDVYDCRDLFFSQGAAAHNGFSVFLDMNGRDTYYLTNNRDIRNDYHGGPSMAFFIDNGGLPDKYTGTGGTSANNRVVLEGEYGVFVDLDGDLTRKPGIQDLEERSNN